In the genome of Tannockella kyphosi, one region contains:
- a CDS encoding sulfite exporter TauE/SafE family protein: MELFVCLIAGMGAGLGTGLAGMSAATVISPMLITFLGMNSYEAIGIALASDVLASAVSAYTYGKNKNIDLKGSKYLFVSVLIFTFIGAIISHMVPSTTIGNLTIYSSFIMGINFLIKSFREEKEQQPRQFQGILKVGLPILCGAIIGFICGFVGAGGGIMMLMLLTIVLGYELKIAVGTSVFIMTFTALSGSISHFTLTGIIPDLPTLTICVLSTLTFALIGAKFANKATPKILNRTTGIVLTSLGIIMLTLTYLP, encoded by the coding sequence ATGGAACTATTCGTATGTTTAATTGCTGGAATGGGAGCAGGACTAGGGACAGGACTTGCAGGAATGAGTGCTGCAACTGTCATTTCTCCAATGTTAATTACATTTCTAGGAATGAATTCTTATGAAGCTATTGGGATAGCTTTGGCTTCTGATGTTCTTGCGAGTGCTGTTTCTGCCTATACTTATGGTAAAAATAAGAATATTGATTTAAAAGGAAGTAAGTATTTATTTGTTAGTGTTTTGATATTTACGTTCATAGGGGCTATTATATCTCATATGGTTCCTAGCACAACGATTGGGAATTTAACAATCTATTCTTCTTTTATTATGGGAATTAATTTTTTAATCAAATCTTTTCGAGAAGAAAAAGAACAACAACCTAGGCAATTTCAAGGTATATTAAAAGTAGGTTTACCAATACTTTGTGGTGCAATAATTGGTTTTATTTGTGGCTTTGTAGGAGCTGGAGGAGGCATTATGATGTTAATGTTGCTTACAATCGTACTTGGTTATGAACTTAAAATAGCAGTTGGAACAAGTGTCTTTATTATGACATTTACAGCTTTATCTGGTTCAATCTCTCATTTTACGTTAACAGGCATTATTCCTGATTTACCAACACTGACAATATGCGTATTATCAACATTAACATTTGCTCTTATTGGTGCAAAATTCGCTAACAAAGCAACACCTAAAATACTAAATCGTACAACTGGTATTGTACTAACATCATTAGGTATTATTATGCTTACCCTTACTTATTTACCTTAA
- a CDS encoding MarR family winged helix-turn-helix transcriptional regulator has protein sequence MSDIKFCKTFHFLSASLEKTMNNNLKKKDLSFSQGIVLLWLSKEDSLSLPIKIIEKRFRKAQPTTLGIIQRLEQKQLISTYLSDHHKKIVTITKEGLLLIDFIEENIKQADALIFQDFSKEQQLMFLELLGKAELNLLNYYGMDRGDYDEE, from the coding sequence ATGAGTGATATCAAGTTTTGTAAAACTTTCCATTTTCTTAGTGCTAGTTTAGAAAAAACAATGAATAATAATTTAAAGAAAAAAGATCTTAGTTTTTCTCAAGGTATTGTATTGTTGTGGTTAAGTAAAGAAGATAGTTTATCTTTGCCTATAAAAATAATTGAAAAAAGGTTTAGAAAAGCACAACCTACTACTTTAGGTATTATTCAAAGGTTAGAACAAAAACAGCTTATTTCTACTTATTTAAGTGATCATCATAAAAAAATAGTTACTATTACAAAAGAAGGATTATTGCTTATTGATTTTATTGAAGAAAATATAAAGCAAGCAGATGCATTGATTTTTCAAGATTTTAGTAAAGAACAACAACTGATGTTTCTTGAGTTATTAGGGAAAGCAGAATTAAATTTATTAAATTATTATGGTATGGATAGGGGAGATTATGATGAAGAATAA
- a CDS encoding prolyl-tRNA synthetase associated domain-containing protein, which produces MNNQLLKMLDDKKIEYQLIEHPAVYTMEEMEQLNLPDFELVAKNLFLRNDKKTIYYLIVVKEDRKINLKQMRKQYQTRPLSFASKEDLEAILKTTPGSVTPFGVLEDTQCKVVVWIDDFFEGKTIGVHPNTNEATIWIESKTLQTILKEHNNSVEFIDFKKGIGE; this is translated from the coding sequence ATGAATAATCAATTATTAAAAATGTTAGATGATAAAAAGATAGAATATCAATTAATAGAACATCCTGCAGTATACACAATGGAAGAAATGGAACAATTAAATCTTCCTGATTTTGAGTTAGTAGCTAAAAATCTTTTCTTAAGAAATGATAAGAAAACTATTTATTATTTAATAGTAGTAAAAGAAGATAGAAAAATAAACTTAAAACAAATGAGAAAACAATATCAAACTAGACCACTTAGCTTTGCTTCTAAAGAAGATTTAGAAGCAATCTTAAAAACAACACCAGGATCAGTTACTCCTTTTGGTGTTTTAGAAGATACACAGTGTAAAGTAGTTGTTTGGATTGATGATTTTTTTGAAGGGAAAACAATAGGAGTTCATCCAAATACAAATGAAGCTACTATTTGGATAGAATCAAAAACACTACAAACTATATTAAAAGAACATAATAATAGTGTAGAATTTATAGATTTCAAAAAAGGGATAGGGGAATAG
- a CDS encoding AAA family ATPase, producing the protein MDRGIVRINKINIKNLKNVGNGDITFSEKICENFYDQKSDILGIYGQNGSGKTTVIYALYTLKNLLIGNRLDNDFENYIKANKEKSTAKFELEIMNVQKQKFKCIYEFEIKKAVQEDKNTDFFSLPEQIDFESSIYISMERLCISRLKEKGWTRMTPVLEYFEEEEKPVVPNKNYHKLTNGKKEIEDEVRFEKLFSKRMSKSFIFSPKMQNIIFKSSLDEEVKEIFKMINMYATYKLHVISNIETGAINANIGFPIAFVSSHKDSMTMLKGRLNLNGTSQIPEEHYKIIAKNIETSNTVLKEIIPHLSISLQKTGTNLDENNEKIIVAELIANRGDVKIPLKYESDGIKKLVSILYMLIMVYNDPSMTLAVDEFDSGIFEHLLGEILSIIEKFGKGQLIFTSHNLRPLEVINKNNILFTTTNEENRYIKFKNLKANHNFRNMYFHDIILGGQSEVMYEITSPHRIRHAFSIAGDNNG; encoded by the coding sequence ATGGATAGAGGAATAGTTAGGATTAATAAAATAAACATAAAGAACTTAAAAAATGTAGGTAATGGAGATATCACATTTTCAGAAAAAATATGCGAAAATTTTTATGATCAAAAATCCGATATTTTAGGTATATATGGACAAAATGGTTCGGGTAAAACAACAGTAATATACGCATTATACACATTGAAGAATCTCTTAATAGGAAATAGATTGGATAATGATTTTGAGAATTATATAAAGGCTAACAAAGAAAAAAGTACTGCAAAATTCGAATTAGAAATAATGAATGTTCAAAAACAAAAGTTCAAATGTATTTATGAATTTGAAATAAAAAAAGCAGTTCAAGAAGATAAAAATACAGACTTTTTTTCACTACCAGAACAAATTGATTTTGAAAGTAGTATATACATATCTATGGAACGCTTATGTATTTCTCGGTTAAAAGAAAAAGGCTGGACAAGAATGACACCAGTTTTAGAATATTTTGAAGAAGAAGAAAAACCAGTGGTTCCAAATAAAAATTACCATAAGTTAACAAACGGAAAAAAAGAAATTGAAGACGAAGTTCGATTCGAAAAATTATTTTCAAAAAGAATGTCAAAATCATTTATTTTCTCTCCAAAGATGCAAAACATAATCTTTAAAAGTTCCTTAGATGAGGAAGTAAAAGAAATCTTTAAAATGATAAATATGTATGCTACTTATAAATTACATGTTATTAGTAATATAGAAACAGGAGCAATAAACGCAAATATTGGCTTCCCAATCGCTTTTGTTTCTTCTCATAAAGATAGTATGACAATGTTAAAAGGAAGATTGAATTTAAATGGAACATCACAAATCCCAGAAGAACATTATAAAATAATTGCTAAAAACATTGAAACAAGCAATACAGTTCTAAAAGAAATCATTCCACATCTTAGTATAAGTTTGCAAAAAACTGGTACAAATCTTGATGAAAACAATGAAAAAATTATTGTTGCAGAGCTGATTGCAAATCGAGGAGATGTAAAAATCCCATTAAAATATGAGTCTGATGGTATTAAAAAATTGGTTTCCATTCTATATATGTTAATAATGGTTTATAATGATCCTTCTATGACACTTGCTGTTGATGAATTTGATTCAGGGATTTTTGAACACTTATTAGGAGAAATACTTTCTATCATAGAAAAATTTGGAAAAGGTCAATTAATTTTCACTTCTCATAACTTACGCCCATTAGAGGTAATTAATAAAAATAATATTCTATTCACTACCACAAATGAAGAAAACCGATACATAAAATTTAAAAATTTGAAGGCAAATCATAATTTCAGAAACATGTATTTTCATGATATTATATTAGGCGGACAAAGCGAAGTGATGTATGAAATAACAAGTCCTCATAGGATAAGACACGCATTTTCAATAGCTGGTGATAACAATGGCTAA
- a CDS encoding MATE family efflux transporter, with protein MMKNNLEELNKLPVSKAVLKNAIPSMLAMLMVLIYNMADLFFIGQTGNDLFVASVSLTSPIFLLFMSCGNVFGLGGASFISRSLGEGNHDIVKRISSFCFWGCIAVGTLLSISVFCSIDTIINILGASSQTGPIVKSYIQVFCLCGPFLLISTCYSALIRGEGKPQKAMTGMLVGNIVNIVLDPIFILVFNMGVEGAAIATVIGNVCSTIFYLRYLSNKKTLLSIHPKDFSMKETIFKSVVMIGVPASLTSILNGVSQVLLNNNMSQYGDYAVAGIGVALKVTMISTMICIGIAMGIQPLLGYCIGSKNEERYHKIFNFSILFALGLSATLTVLCYLGLEHIVNAFVSDSESFEYAYYFAQVMISTGVVMSMSYILANALQAAGAAKSALVINTCRQGTIYIPLLFIMGDLFGIDGLVFAQPISDVISVLLAFTMYKIVSKNFFPKKTEIETNS; from the coding sequence ATGATGAAGAATAATTTAGAAGAATTAAATAAGTTACCAGTTAGTAAAGCGGTATTGAAGAATGCAATACCTTCGATGTTAGCGATGTTAATGGTATTAATATATAATATGGCAGATTTATTTTTTATTGGTCAAACAGGAAATGATTTGTTTGTTGCATCTGTGTCTTTAACTTCTCCAATATTTCTATTATTTATGTCTTGTGGGAATGTTTTTGGATTAGGGGGAGCTTCTTTTATTTCTAGAAGTTTAGGAGAAGGAAATCATGATATTGTGAAACGTATTTCTTCTTTTTGTTTTTGGGGTTGTATTGCAGTAGGAACTTTGTTATCAATTAGTGTCTTTTGTTCTATTGATACTATTATTAATATTTTAGGGGCTAGTAGCCAGACTGGTCCTATTGTGAAGAGTTATATTCAAGTATTTTGTTTGTGTGGACCTTTTTTGTTAATATCGACTTGTTATTCTGCATTAATTCGTGGGGAAGGAAAACCACAAAAGGCAATGACGGGGATGTTGGTTGGGAATATCGTAAATATTGTTTTAGATCCTATTTTTATTTTAGTGTTTAATATGGGTGTAGAAGGGGCTGCTATTGCTACTGTGATCGGGAATGTTTGTAGTACTATTTTCTACTTACGATATTTATCGAATAAAAAAACATTATTAAGTATCCACCCTAAGGATTTTAGTATGAAGGAAACTATTTTCAAAAGTGTCGTTATGATCGGGGTTCCAGCATCATTAACTTCTATTTTAAATGGTGTTTCACAAGTACTTCTAAATAACAATATGTCACAATATGGTGATTATGCAGTAGCAGGTATTGGTGTTGCTTTAAAAGTAACGATGATTTCAACAATGATATGTATCGGTATTGCCATGGGTATTCAACCACTATTGGGATATTGTATTGGTTCAAAAAACGAAGAGAGATATCATAAAATATTTAACTTCTCTATTCTATTTGCACTAGGCTTAAGTGCTACTCTAACTGTTTTATGTTACTTAGGATTAGAACATATTGTGAATGCTTTTGTTAGTGATAGTGAATCTTTTGAATATGCTTATTATTTTGCACAAGTTATGATTTCTACAGGAGTAGTGATGAGTATGTCATACATCCTAGCAAACGCCCTGCAAGCAGCCGGTGCTGCTAAGTCAGCCTTAGTTATTAATACTTGTCGTCAGGGTACTATCTATATTCCATTGTTATTTATTATGGGAGACTTATTTGGAATTGATGGATTAGTATTTGCACAACCAATTTCTGATGTTATTTCAGTTCTACTTGCATTTACCATGTATAAAATAGTTTCAAAGAATTTTTTTCCTAAAAAAACAGAAATAGAAACAAACAGCTAG
- a CDS encoding nucleoside/nucleotide kinase family protein produces the protein MELTVNINGFEVNAKYEKEDIEKTFYPLIEFLIRLQEEKGRRIIVFLAGPPGIGKSTFVACMEMLASEKYQYDDMLGIGIDGFHYYNDYLIEHNLKQVKGSIQTFHKEKLVKLVKQMASKDIFWPIYDRNLHNPVEDAIKIDKHIIILEGNYLAHPQWVDLKEYCDFSIFLRTSTELVKERLIQRKITGGLSEVQANEFYHQSDKRNVEEVLQHSNKTDIEIYFDGKHYIKNS, from the coding sequence ATGGAACTTACTGTCAATATAAATGGTTTTGAAGTAAATGCAAAGTATGAAAAAGAAGATATAGAAAAAACGTTTTATCCATTAATAGAATTTCTTATTCGTTTACAAGAAGAAAAAGGAAGAAGGATTATTGTTTTTTTAGCTGGTCCACCAGGTATCGGTAAATCTACTTTTGTAGCATGCATGGAAATGCTTGCTAGTGAGAAGTATCAGTATGATGATATGCTAGGAATAGGGATTGATGGTTTTCATTATTATAATGATTACTTGATAGAACATAATTTAAAACAAGTCAAGGGATCAATTCAAACATTTCATAAAGAAAAGCTAGTTAAGTTAGTGAAACAAATGGCTAGCAAGGATATATTTTGGCCTATTTATGATCGAAATTTACATAATCCTGTGGAAGATGCGATAAAGATTGATAAGCACATTATTATCTTAGAGGGGAATTATTTAGCACATCCTCAGTGGGTTGATTTAAAAGAATATTGTGATTTTAGTATCTTTCTACGGACAAGTACTGAACTAGTAAAAGAACGTCTAATTCAACGCAAAATAACAGGAGGACTGAGCGAAGTGCAGGCTAATGAATTTTATCATCAGTCTGATAAACGAAATGTAGAAGAAGTATTACAACACAGTAATAAAACAGACATCGAAATATATTTTGATGGAAAACATTATATTAAAAACAGCTAG